In the genome of Tautonia rosea, the window CAGCGCCGATGGCCGAGGTAATGTGGTCGTATCCCGGCGCGATGTCGGTGACGAGCGGGCCGAGCACGTAGAACGGGGCCTCATCACACTCGAAGGCTTGTTTCTCCATGTTCATGGCGATCTGATCCATCGGCACGTGACCAGGGCCTTCCACCATGACCTGGCATCCGCGTTCCTTGGCCCTTCGGGTGAGTTCACCCAGGGTCTTCAGCTCGGCGAACTGGGCTGGGTCGCTGGCGTCGGCCAGACAGCCAGGGCGAAGGCTATCGCCGAGGCTCCAGGTGACGTCATATTCCCGCATGATGTCGCAAAGGTCGTCGAACCGGGAATAAAAGGGATTTTCCTTGTTGTGGGCCATCATCCACTGGGCCATTAACGAACCGCCCCGAGAAACGATTCCGGTGATGCGGTGGGCCGTCATCCCGACATAATCGCGAAGGATACCGGCGTGGATCGTCATGTAGTCCACGCCTTGCTTGGCCTGATGCTCGACCACGTCAAGCAAGCCCTGTTCGGTGATGTCCTCGGGCTTCTTGACCTGCTGGATTGCCTGATAGATCGGTACGGTTCCGATCGGCACGGGGCTGGCGGCAATGATCGCCCGACGGATCTCGTCGATCTTCCCGCCGGTTGAAAGGTCCATGACCGTGTCAGCACCGAGGGCGACCGAGGTTCGAAGCTTTTCCAACTCGTTCTCGACGTCGGAGGTCACGGCCGAGTTGCCGATGTTTGCATTGATCTTACACGCGGCCTTGATGCCGATGCCCATCGGCTGAAGACCGAGTTTCAGGTGCTCCCGGTTCGCCGGAATGACCATCCGGCCGCGAGCGACTTCCTCGCGAACAACCTCGGGTTCGAGCCCCTCTCGACGGGCAACGAACTCCATTTCAGGACTGATGATTCCTCGACGCGCCTG includes:
- the thiC gene encoding phosphomethylpyrimidine synthase ThiC, producing MTQIEQARRGIISPEMEFVARREGLEPEVVREEVARGRMVIPANREHLKLGLQPMGIGIKAACKINANIGNSAVTSDVENELEKLRTSVALGADTVMDLSTGGKIDEIRRAIIAASPVPIGTVPIYQAIQQVKKPEDITEQGLLDVVEHQAKQGVDYMTIHAGILRDYVGMTAHRITGIVSRGGSLMAQWMMAHNKENPFYSRFDDLCDIMREYDVTWSLGDSLRPGCLADASDPAQFAELKTLGELTRRAKERGCQVMVEGPGHVPMDQIAMNMEKQAFECDEAPFYVLGPLVTDIAPGYDHITSAIGAAMAGWYGASMLCYVTPKEHLGLPEVEDVRQGVIAYKIAAHAADVARHRKGARDRDDALSRARYSFDWNRQFELSLDPETARRMHDETLPQEAFKSAAFCSMCGPKFCSMRISEDIRRHAQQAAGLIELTTEPVVAAS